Proteins encoded together in one Bradyrhizobium sp. PSBB068 window:
- a CDS encoding LPS ABC transporter substrate-binding protein LptA, with protein sequence MMRRFPHGIAIAAFLLALFAVNSASAQGSMSGVPNAMQGFSQNRDQPIQIEAAALEMRDKKKEATFSGNVKVVQGDTTMTSKILVVFYEDKSTQTPAPAPAGTKGAAAKGTAPMQSATPGPGGASSIKRLEAKGNVVVTQKDQVVTGETAIFDTKTNLITMLGGGGGQVVLTQCQNVLRGDRLLVDMTTGVSRVESESGKVQGLFIQSQGGQSGKGGCGTPAAPGTAPAAPSPLQLLPGSKSK encoded by the coding sequence ATGATGAGACGTTTTCCGCACGGCATCGCAATTGCGGCCTTCCTGCTCGCGCTGTTCGCAGTGAATTCCGCGTCCGCGCAGGGCTCGATGAGCGGCGTCCCCAATGCCATGCAGGGCTTCTCGCAGAACCGTGACCAGCCGATCCAGATCGAGGCCGCCGCGCTCGAAATGCGCGACAAGAAGAAGGAGGCGACCTTCTCCGGCAATGTGAAGGTCGTGCAGGGCGACACCACCATGACCTCGAAGATCCTGGTGGTGTTCTACGAGGACAAATCGACCCAGACGCCCGCGCCCGCGCCGGCCGGCACCAAGGGTGCCGCCGCCAAGGGCACTGCGCCGATGCAATCGGCGACCCCGGGCCCCGGCGGGGCATCCTCGATCAAGCGGCTTGAAGCGAAGGGCAATGTCGTCGTGACCCAGAAGGACCAGGTGGTCACCGGCGAGACCGCGATCTTCGACACCAAGACCAATCTGATCACCATGCTCGGCGGTGGTGGCGGTCAGGTGGTGCTGACCCAGTGCCAGAACGTGCTGCGCGGCGACCGCCTGCTGGTCGACATGACCACCGGCGTCTCGCGGGTGGAATCCGAGAGCGGCAAGGTGCAGGGCCTGTTCATCCAGTCGCAGGGCGGACAGAGCGGCAAGGGTGGCTGCGGAACGCCGGCCGCCCCCGGGACGGCCCCGGCGGCACCGTCACCGCTTCAGCTCCTGCCGGGCAGCAAGTCGAAATAG
- the lptC gene encoding LPS export ABC transporter periplasmic protein LptC — translation MNSVQNPAYVTGLEARFAAAARHSRMVRILRVAVPAVVGLSMASIIFVSVYNPFREIIPRLPVEMDNLVVSGTKITMESPHIAGFSADGRPYEMWAKAAIQDVTDPDHVELKTIRAKVSQQDESTVTMDARTGFFDNKKQLLDLRQDIFLQSSTGYEARLTQALVDINKGNVSSDEHVDVKLLQGTLTSDRLRIYNSGELVRFEGNVVMYLDKLGDNNASPPAEAAPLPPPPAPPKARKSANTK, via the coding sequence GTGAATTCGGTTCAGAATCCAGCCTATGTGACGGGCCTCGAGGCGCGCTTTGCCGCTGCCGCGCGGCACAGCCGCATGGTGCGGATCCTGCGCGTCGCGGTGCCCGCGGTGGTTGGACTGTCGATGGCTTCGATCATCTTCGTCTCGGTCTACAATCCCTTCCGCGAAATCATCCCCAGGCTGCCGGTCGAGATGGATAACCTCGTGGTGTCGGGCACCAAGATCACGATGGAATCGCCGCATATCGCCGGCTTCTCCGCCGACGGCCGGCCCTATGAAATGTGGGCCAAGGCGGCGATCCAGGACGTCACCGATCCCGACCATGTCGAGCTGAAGACGATCCGCGCCAAGGTCTCGCAACAGGACGAGTCGACCGTGACGATGGACGCGCGCACCGGCTTCTTCGACAACAAGAAGCAGCTGCTCGACCTGCGCCAGGATATCTTCCTGCAATCGTCCACCGGCTATGAAGCCAGGCTGACGCAAGCCTTGGTCGACATCAACAAGGGCAACGTGTCGTCGGACGAACATGTCGACGTCAAGCTGCTGCAGGGCACCCTGACATCGGACCGACTCAGAATCTACAACAGTGGCGAGCTGGTGCGGTTCGAAGGCAATGTTGTGATGTACCTCGACAAGCTCGGCGACAACAATGCGAGCCCGCCCGCCGAGGCCGCACCGCTACCTCCTCCTCCGGCGCCGCCGAAGGCGCGCAAATCCGCCAACACGAAATGA
- a CDS encoding ribonuclease D, which produces MTIRLHRGDLPDLTRYTDSVAIDTETMGLHPHRDRLCVVQMSNGDGTADVIQIPKGHTDAPNLKALLANPAITKIFHFARFDVAVLYNTFGVMPAPVYCTKIASRLSRTYTDRHGLKDLVREVLNVDLSKQQQSSDWGAQSLSEAQLAYAASDVLHLHALRDKLNVMLAREGRTDLAQSCFDFLPTRARLDLDGWEAEDIFAHS; this is translated from the coding sequence ATGACCATCCGCCTGCATCGCGGCGACCTGCCCGATCTCACGCGCTACACCGATTCCGTTGCGATCGACACCGAGACCATGGGGCTGCATCCGCATCGCGACCGGCTCTGCGTGGTGCAGATGTCGAACGGCGACGGCACTGCCGACGTGATCCAGATTCCGAAGGGGCACACCGATGCGCCGAACCTGAAGGCGCTGCTGGCCAATCCTGCGATCACCAAGATCTTCCATTTCGCGCGGTTCGACGTCGCGGTGCTCTACAACACGTTCGGCGTGATGCCGGCGCCGGTCTATTGCACCAAGATCGCCTCGCGGCTGTCGCGCACCTACACCGACCGCCACGGCCTGAAGGATCTGGTGCGCGAGGTGCTCAACGTCGATTTGTCGAAACAGCAGCAGTCGAGCGACTGGGGCGCGCAGAGCCTGAGCGAGGCCCAGCTCGCCTATGCCGCCTCCGACGTGCTGCACCTGCATGCGCTGCGCGACAAGTTGAACGTGATGCTGGCGCGCGAGGGACGCACCGATCTCGCGCAGTCCTGTTTCGATTTCCTCCCCACGCGCGCCAGGCTCGATCTCGACGGCTGGGAGGCCGAGGACATCTTCGCCCATTCATGA
- a CDS encoding MFS transporter, translating to MSEQTIAAPIDDEPQVRGFTRYQSFLIALLSFTQFTLILDFIIMSPLGAILMPSLNITAGQFGVAVSAYAFAAGISGILAAGFADRFDRKKLLLFFHVGFMLGTVLCALAQNFHVLLLGRIVTGLFGGVIGSVVLAIVTDLIPLQLRGRAMGVLQTAFAASQVLGVPAGLFLANHWNWHICFVAIVGLSIVAIAVVALFMEPVTAHLKLQHDSNPFRHLIATVGQPRYTLAFLVTTLLATGGFMLMPFGSAFTVHNLGIDIVHLPTIYLVSGLFSIIMGPLVGRASDAFGKYPTFIFGCVVSAIMVLIYTHLGHVSLLTAIIVNVLMFVGIFSRMIPSQALMSAIPDASQRGSFSAVSASVQQLSGGLGSVVAAAIVAENPDGSLLHFDRIGYVVVASSMISMVAMYFVQKPIARRAGRRVV from the coding sequence ATGTCGGAACAGACCATCGCCGCGCCGATCGACGACGAGCCGCAGGTGCGCGGCTTCACGCGCTATCAATCGTTCCTGATCGCGCTGCTTTCCTTCACCCAGTTCACCCTGATCCTCGACTTCATCATCATGTCGCCGCTCGGCGCCATCCTGATGCCGTCGCTCAACATCACGGCCGGGCAGTTCGGCGTCGCGGTGTCGGCCTACGCGTTCGCCGCCGGCATTTCCGGCATCCTCGCCGCCGGCTTTGCCGATCGCTTCGACCGCAAGAAGCTGCTGCTGTTCTTCCATGTCGGCTTCATGCTCGGCACCGTGCTATGCGCGCTGGCGCAGAATTTCCACGTGCTGCTGCTCGGCCGCATCGTCACCGGCCTGTTCGGCGGCGTGATCGGCTCGGTCGTGCTCGCGATCGTCACCGACCTGATTCCGCTGCAGCTGCGCGGCCGCGCCATGGGCGTGCTGCAAACGGCGTTCGCCGCGAGCCAGGTGCTCGGCGTCCCGGCCGGACTTTTCCTGGCCAATCACTGGAACTGGCACATCTGCTTCGTCGCCATCGTCGGCCTGTCGATCGTGGCGATCGCGGTGGTTGCGCTGTTCATGGAGCCGGTCACCGCACATCTCAAGCTGCAGCACGACAGCAATCCGTTCCGCCATCTGATCGCGACCGTGGGGCAGCCGCGTTACACGCTGGCCTTTTTGGTGACGACGCTGCTGGCGACCGGCGGTTTCATGCTGATGCCGTTCGGCAGCGCCTTCACCGTGCACAATCTCGGCATCGACATCGTGCATCTGCCGACGATCTATCTGGTCTCCGGCCTGTTCAGCATCATCATGGGGCCGCTGGTCGGCCGCGCCAGCGACGCGTTCGGCAAATATCCGACCTTCATCTTCGGCTGCGTGGTGTCGGCCATCATGGTGCTGATCTACACCCATCTCGGCCACGTCTCGCTGCTGACCGCGATCATCGTCAATGTGCTGATGTTCGTCGGCATCTTCTCGCGCATGATCCCGTCGCAGGCGCTGATGTCGGCGATCCCCGACGCCAGCCAGCGCGGATCGTTCAGCGCGGTCTCGGCCTCGGTGCAGCAGCTCTCGGGCGGGCTGGGCTCGGTGGTCGCAGCCGCGATCGTCGCCGAGAACCCGGACGGCTCGCTGCTGCATTTCGACCGGATCGGCTACGTCGTCGTGGCGAGCTCGATGATCTCGATGGTCGCGATGTACTTTGTGCAGAAGCCGATCGCGCGGCGCGCGGGGCGGCGGGTCGTGTGA
- a CDS encoding complex I NDUFA9 subunit family protein, whose translation MASNLDTTVTVFGGSGFLGRNVVRALCKRDYRVRVAVRRPELAGHLQPLGRVGQIHAVQANVRYPASVEAAMRDSQVAINLVGILAEGGGQSFDAVQVKGAETIAKAAAANGGRMVHVSAIGADENSLSGYFRAKAEGEKAVQAALPSATIMRPSLLFGPEDQFTNRFAALARISPVLPLVGGGVNTVQPAYVADVADAVADAVDGKAKPGATYELGGPEVLTMREVMQIILQITQRDRMLAPLPFGLAKLQSYVLQFAPGPFTLTPDQVAMLRVDNVVSDAAKAAGLTFAGLGITPDSMEAIAPQYLWRFRATGQFQKKSA comes from the coding sequence ATGGCATCGAACCTGGACACCACAGTCACGGTCTTCGGCGGATCGGGGTTTCTAGGGCGGAACGTGGTCCGGGCGCTCTGCAAGCGCGATTACCGGGTCCGCGTCGCGGTGCGGCGGCCGGAACTGGCCGGCCATCTCCAGCCGCTCGGCCGGGTCGGGCAGATTCATGCCGTCCAAGCCAACGTCCGCTACCCGGCCTCGGTCGAGGCGGCGATGCGTGATTCGCAGGTCGCCATCAATCTGGTCGGCATCCTGGCCGAGGGCGGCGGGCAGAGCTTTGACGCGGTGCAGGTGAAGGGCGCCGAGACCATCGCCAAGGCGGCGGCCGCAAATGGCGGGCGGATGGTCCATGTCTCGGCGATCGGGGCCGACGAAAATTCGCTGTCGGGCTATTTCCGCGCCAAGGCGGAGGGCGAGAAGGCGGTGCAGGCGGCGCTGCCGTCGGCCACCATCATGCGGCCGTCGCTGCTGTTCGGGCCCGAGGACCAGTTCACCAACCGCTTTGCCGCGCTGGCGCGGATCTCGCCGGTGCTGCCGCTGGTCGGCGGCGGCGTCAACACGGTGCAGCCGGCCTATGTCGCCGACGTTGCGGACGCCGTGGCGGATGCCGTCGATGGCAAGGCGAAGCCGGGCGCAACCTACGAGCTCGGCGGCCCGGAAGTGCTGACCATGCGCGAGGTGATGCAGATCATCCTCCAGATCACCCAGCGCGACCGCATGCTGGCGCCGCTGCCGTTCGGCCTCGCCAAGCTGCAATCCTACGTCCTGCAATTCGCGCCCGGCCCGTTCACGCTGACGCCGGACCAGGTCGCGATGCTGCGCGTGGACAATGTGGTGTCCGACGCCGCCAAGGCCGCCGGCCTGACCTTCGCCGGCCTCGGCATCACGCCGGATTCGATGGAAGCGATCGCCCCGCAATATCTCTGGCGCTTCCGCGCGACCGGGCAGTTCCAGAAGAAGAGCGCGTAG
- a CDS encoding undecaprenyl-diphosphate phosphatase, translating into MMTDMLRAVILGIVEGVTEFLPVSSTGHLLLAERFFNLGEGNFWKSFAILIQLGAILAILVLYFGRLWRVALGMFSNPDDRRFVIGVLVAFLPAVVIGLLAGKYIKEFLFNPWVVCFTLIVGGAVLLWVDQLDLKVYEDDATRFPLLMYFWIGVAQCLAMIPGVSRSGASIVAAMLLGADKRSAAEFSFFLAIPTMVGAFVYDFYKNRADFTSDNLSVIAVGFVVSFVVAMVVVKTFLNYVTRHGFTFFAWWRVIVGTLGLIALAMGR; encoded by the coding sequence ATGATGACGGATATGCTGCGGGCGGTGATTCTCGGCATCGTCGAGGGCGTCACCGAGTTCCTGCCGGTTTCTTCGACAGGCCACCTGCTGCTCGCGGAACGCTTCTTCAATCTCGGCGAAGGCAATTTCTGGAAGAGCTTTGCGATCCTGATCCAGCTCGGCGCGATCCTCGCGATCCTGGTGCTCTATTTCGGCAGATTGTGGCGTGTCGCGCTCGGCATGTTCTCCAATCCCGACGACCGCCGTTTCGTGATCGGCGTGCTGGTGGCGTTCCTGCCGGCGGTCGTGATCGGCCTGCTCGCGGGCAAATACATCAAGGAATTCCTGTTCAATCCGTGGGTGGTCTGCTTCACGCTGATCGTCGGCGGCGCCGTCCTGCTGTGGGTCGATCAGCTCGATCTGAAAGTGTACGAGGACGATGCGACCCGGTTCCCGCTGCTGATGTATTTCTGGATCGGCGTCGCGCAGTGCCTGGCGATGATCCCCGGCGTGTCGCGCTCAGGTGCCAGCATCGTTGCCGCGATGCTGCTCGGCGCCGACAAGCGTTCGGCGGCGGAGTTCTCGTTCTTCCTCGCGATCCCGACCATGGTCGGCGCGTTCGTCTATGATTTCTACAAGAACCGCGCCGACTTCACCTCAGACAATCTCAGCGTGATCGCGGTCGGCTTCGTGGTGTCGTTCGTCGTCGCGATGGTCGTGGTGAAGACGTTCCTCAACTACGTCACCCGCCACGGCTTCACCTTCTTTGCCTGGTGGCGCGTGATCGTCGGCACGCTCGGCCTGATCGCGCTGGCGATGGGCCGGTAA
- a CDS encoding glutathione S-transferase family protein, with product MYTLYHHPFCPHSRFIRLVLGEYGLDLRLVEERVWERREAYLALNPAATTPVLIAEGFPPIPGAPIIAEYVDETHGLDAGERRLLPTSSAERVEVRRLMAWFNEKFFEEASNPLVTERIYKRFMSEDNGGGPPAPDIMRAAKVNVRYHLSYIGWLAKTRNYLAGDRLTYADLAAAAHLSAIDYLGDVPWSEDDAAKSWYARVKSRPSFRPLLSEWLAGVPASRTYVDLDF from the coding sequence ATGTACACGCTGTATCACCACCCGTTCTGTCCGCATTCGCGATTCATCCGCCTCGTGCTCGGCGAGTATGGCCTCGATCTGCGCCTGGTGGAGGAACGGGTCTGGGAGCGGCGCGAGGCGTATCTCGCACTCAATCCGGCAGCGACCACGCCGGTGCTGATCGCCGAGGGCTTTCCACCGATTCCGGGCGCGCCCATCATCGCCGAATATGTCGACGAGACGCACGGCCTCGATGCCGGCGAGCGGCGGCTGCTGCCGACGTCGTCGGCCGAGCGTGTCGAGGTGCGCCGCCTGATGGCGTGGTTCAACGAAAAGTTCTTCGAAGAAGCCTCCAACCCGCTGGTGACCGAGCGGATCTACAAGCGCTTCATGAGCGAGGACAATGGCGGCGGTCCGCCCGCGCCCGACATCATGCGCGCCGCCAAGGTCAATGTGCGCTATCATCTGAGCTACATCGGCTGGCTGGCGAAGACGCGGAACTACCTCGCCGGCGACCGCCTCACCTACGCGGATCTCGCCGCCGCGGCGCATCTCTCGGCGATCGACTATCTGGGCGACGTGCCATGGAGCGAGGACGACGCGGCAAAGTCGTGGTACGCGCGGGTGAAATCCCGCCCGTCGTTCCGCCCGCTGCTCAGCGAATGGCTGGCGGGAGTGCCGGCGTCGCGCACCTATGTGGACCTCGACTTCTGA
- the queG gene encoding tRNA epoxyqueuosine(34) reductase QueG yields MAGGSAGVAHLCGPRLLNPAVRLSPSDLKAALQREARALGFDAIGITDPDATSEAGKYFLEFLGSDGHGDMDWLAANPERRTDPRALWAGVRSIIMLGVNYGPDDDPLKLIARRSQGAISVYAQGDDYHDVIKKRLKVLARWLAATTGDEVKVFVDTAAVMEKPLAQAAGIGWQGKHTNLVSRAFGSWLFLGAIYSATELPRDESDTDHCGSCRACQDICPTAAFPAPYKLDARRCISYLTIENKGPIPHEFRKAIGNRIYGCDDCLAVCPWNKFAEAGREQKLAARDALRAPDLADLARLDDAAFRALFTKSPVKRIGRDRFIRNVLVAIGNSGNAGLAGEARRLLDDASPLVRGAAVWALSQLIARDALAALASRAGDEPDITVQQEWGAAAAP; encoded by the coding sequence ATGGCTGGCGGGAGTGCCGGCGTCGCGCACCTATGTGGACCTCGACTTCTGAACCCGGCGGTCAGGCTCTCTCCGTCCGATCTCAAGGCGGCGCTGCAACGCGAGGCGCGCGCGCTCGGCTTCGATGCCATCGGCATCACCGATCCTGACGCGACCAGCGAGGCCGGAAAATATTTCCTCGAGTTTCTCGGCTCCGACGGCCATGGCGACATGGATTGGCTCGCGGCCAATCCGGAGCGCCGCACCGATCCGCGCGCGCTATGGGCTGGCGTGCGCTCGATCATCATGCTCGGCGTCAATTACGGGCCCGACGATGATCCGCTGAAGCTGATCGCGCGCCGCTCGCAGGGCGCGATCTCGGTCTATGCGCAGGGCGACGACTATCACGACGTGATCAAGAAGCGGCTGAAAGTGCTGGCGCGCTGGCTTGCCGCTACGACCGGCGACGAGGTCAAGGTGTTCGTCGACACCGCGGCCGTGATGGAGAAGCCGTTGGCACAGGCGGCCGGAATCGGCTGGCAGGGCAAGCACACCAATCTCGTGTCACGCGCGTTCGGCTCCTGGCTGTTTCTCGGTGCGATCTATTCCGCGACTGAGTTGCCGCGCGATGAGAGCGACACGGATCATTGCGGCAGCTGCCGCGCCTGCCAGGACATCTGTCCGACCGCGGCGTTTCCCGCGCCCTACAAGCTCGATGCGCGGCGCTGCATCTCGTATCTGACGATCGAGAACAAGGGTCCGATCCCGCACGAATTCCGCAAGGCTATCGGCAACCGCATCTATGGCTGCGACGATTGCCTCGCGGTGTGCCCCTGGAACAAGTTCGCCGAGGCAGGACGCGAGCAGAAGCTCGCAGCGCGCGATGCGTTGCGGGCGCCTGATCTTGCCGATCTCGCGCGGCTCGACGATGCCGCGTTTCGCGCGCTGTTCACCAAATCGCCGGTCAAGCGCATCGGCCGCGACCGCTTCATCCGCAATGTGCTGGTTGCGATCGGCAATTCCGGCAATGCCGGTCTCGCCGGAGAGGCGCGGCGCCTGCTCGACGATGCGAGCCCGCTGGTGCGCGGCGCCGCGGTGTGGGCGCTGTCACAACTGATCGCACGCGATGCGCTCGCCGCACTGGCGTCGCGAGCCGGCGACGAGCCCGACATCACGGTGCAGCAGGAGTGGGGCGCGGCTGCCGCCCCTTGA
- a CDS encoding thioesterase family protein has product MTNQPFFTRHGDGFMPTSVANGPWSPESMHGRVVIGLLGFVIEERHGSDDFVPARLTVDMFRLPNITTPVEVTTRLVRDGLRIKVIEAEFISGGTSMARASCQLLRRTENAPGNVWSPPNWRVPAPAEIAKPTDPRLGMNGKWETRPIVGHMGSLGERRLWMSEVRELVEGVKMTPFVHVATGADFASPFANAGDQGLGYINSDVTIYLHRLPVTNWIGFEVVNHHATDGIAIGECWLYDEKGPIGTSTVAALAQRKPMSNPPPP; this is encoded by the coding sequence ATGACAAACCAGCCTTTCTTCACCAGGCACGGCGACGGCTTCATGCCGACATCAGTTGCCAACGGCCCCTGGAGCCCGGAATCGATGCACGGCCGCGTCGTGATCGGCCTGCTCGGCTTCGTCATCGAGGAGCGCCACGGCTCCGACGATTTCGTCCCCGCGCGGCTGACCGTCGACATGTTCCGGCTGCCCAACATCACGACGCCGGTCGAGGTGACGACCCGGCTCGTGCGCGACGGGCTCCGCATCAAGGTGATCGAGGCCGAGTTCATCTCGGGCGGCACCAGCATGGCGCGCGCCTCCTGCCAATTGTTGCGCCGGACGGAAAATGCGCCGGGCAACGTGTGGTCGCCGCCGAACTGGCGGGTGCCGGCACCGGCGGAGATTGCGAAGCCGACCGATCCGAGGCTCGGCATGAACGGCAAATGGGAGACGCGGCCGATTGTCGGCCATATGGGCTCGCTCGGCGAGCGGCGGCTCTGGATGAGCGAGGTGCGCGAGCTCGTCGAAGGCGTGAAGATGACGCCGTTCGTCCATGTCGCGACCGGCGCGGACTTTGCCAGCCCGTTCGCCAATGCCGGCGACCAGGGCCTCGGCTACATCAACAGCGACGTCACGATCTATCTGCACCGTTTGCCGGTGACCAACTGGATCGGCTTCGAAGTGGTGAACCATCACGCCACCGACGGCATCGCGATCGGCGAGTGCTGGCTCTATGACGAGAAAGGCCCGATCGGCACCTCCACCGTGGCCGCGCTCGCCCAGCGCAAGCCGATGAGCAACCCGCCGCCGCCGTAG
- a CDS encoding nuclear transport factor 2 family protein → MDTTTMLRAFCDAVERRDGKRFADLFTEDGVYHDVFYGAFEGRAKIAEMIDDWFYRTATDFRWVMHDPVSDGTMLYARYTFSYRSTLPEAKGARAMFEGVAIMRLRDGRITEYHEVANTAPAFVDLNFAPERIAKIVGKQGIALRAREEMKRHLA, encoded by the coding sequence ATGGACACGACAACAATGCTGCGCGCGTTCTGCGACGCGGTCGAACGGCGCGACGGCAAGCGCTTTGCAGACCTGTTCACCGAGGACGGCGTCTATCACGACGTGTTCTACGGCGCCTTCGAGGGGCGCGCCAAAATCGCCGAGATGATCGACGACTGGTTCTACCGGACCGCGACCGATTTCCGCTGGGTCATGCACGATCCCGTCAGCGACGGCACGATGCTCTACGCGCGCTACACGTTCAGCTACCGATCGACCCTGCCCGAGGCCAAGGGCGCGCGTGCGATGTTCGAGGGCGTCGCGATCATGCGGCTGCGCGACGGCAGGATCACGGAATACCACGAGGTCGCCAACACCGCGCCCGCCTTCGTCGATCTGAACTTCGCACCGGAGCGGATCGCCAAGATCGTCGGCAAGCAGGGCATTGCGCTGCGGGCACGGGAAGAGATGAAGCGGCATTTGGCGTGA
- a CDS encoding alpha/beta hydrolase — translation MSETAASGQEPAFIEVGEGREARRIAVRARAGGASSAPGLVWLGGFKSDMTGTKALALDAWAAEHGRSCVRFDYSGHGESGGEFADGTIGRWLEESVAVFSQFCSGSQVVIGSSMGGWMALLLAREIARRGGRKAQLAGLVLIAPAPDFTEELMWKGFSPEIRAEIETKGVWLRPSEYGDGSPYPITRNLIEEGRNHLLLGSQIDVGCPVRILQGAQDPDVPWKHAFALVHRLPAEDVVLTMIQDGDHRLSRPQDIARIIAAVAEIG, via the coding sequence ATGAGCGAAACCGCCGCATCCGGACAGGAACCCGCCTTCATCGAGGTCGGCGAGGGCCGGGAGGCGCGCCGGATCGCGGTGCGCGCCCGCGCCGGCGGCGCCAGCAGCGCGCCTGGCCTGGTCTGGCTCGGCGGCTTCAAGTCCGACATGACCGGCACCAAGGCGCTCGCCCTCGACGCATGGGCCGCCGAGCACGGCCGCAGCTGCGTCCGGTTCGATTATTCCGGGCACGGCGAATCCGGCGGCGAGTTCGCCGACGGCACGATCGGCCGCTGGCTCGAGGAGAGCGTTGCGGTGTTCTCGCAATTCTGCAGCGGGTCGCAGGTGGTGATCGGCTCCTCGATGGGCGGCTGGATGGCGCTGCTGCTCGCGCGCGAGATCGCGCGGCGAGGTGGCAGGAAGGCGCAACTCGCCGGCCTTGTGCTAATCGCACCAGCGCCCGACTTTACCGAGGAATTGATGTGGAAGGGCTTCTCGCCCGAGATCCGCGCCGAGATCGAGACCAAGGGCGTGTGGCTGCGTCCATCCGAATATGGCGACGGCTCGCCCTACCCGATCACCCGCAATCTGATCGAGGAGGGCCGCAACCATTTGTTGCTCGGCAGCCAGATCGACGTCGGCTGTCCGGTGCGGATCCTGCAGGGTGCGCAGGATCCCGACGTGCCGTGGAAGCATGCGTTCGCATTGGTGCACCGGCTGCCGGCCGAGGACGTGGTGCTGACCATGATCCAGGACGGCGACCACCGGCTGTCGCGGCCGCAGGACATCGCGCGGATCATCGCCGCGGTGGCGGAGATCGGTTAA